The DNA region ATTCTTATTGGGCGGTCAAACTCGGCGGTTTTCATGTAAATGCATTTTATCCCGTCTCCAAGCTCAATTTCGGCTGTTGCCTCTCCCTTTTTGAGCATGTAATGGAGCAGGTTTGTGTCTTTTGTCTTCCTGAACACTTCAATCCACTTATTAAGCTTCGAGGCAGGATTTTTTTCCAGGATTTCCTTTTTGACAAAATTGCAGAAGGCCGAACTCCTGCTATCCTCCACAACTCCCGCGATAAGGCAACTTTTTTGCCGGCCAAGTTCGTAAAGCTCAGCTATTTTCGCCTTGACCTCTTCATAATCCCCATAAACCGCGCTTTCGCTCTTTGGCACGTCCCCTGGGTGGATTATCAAGCTTCCGTCAAGAAGAAAGACGTCAGGCGCGTGCTTTTTTATAGTGTCTACGCTAAGCCCCAGCTCTTTTTTAAGCCGCCGGAGACTCCAGAAAATGCCAAATTCCGCTTCCGAAAGGGGGTCTGTGGAGTAGTCCATTTCAGGCGAAGGGCTCATGGAGGGGTAATATTTGACGTCAAATAGCTTTCCGCCCCGGTACTCGAAAATGGCGGAAACCGCCCTCAAGAACACAAAATCGACCAAGTGCGTGCATTTTTTCGTAATTCCGCCGTCCTCTCCCCCAATCCTGAGGTTTCCCAAGGGGACCTTATTTACTGTCCAGATAAGCTGTTTTTCCTCCCTCAAAGCCAGAGCCGCCTCCCTTTTCTTGGACTCCAATGCCTGGATTTTCTCGACCAAAGTGTCAATATTTCGCAAATGCTCCATAATTTCCCAAGAATACTATAGATTTGGCTGAAAAAAGGGAGCAGAATGTGTGCATTTTAAATTTATCATATACTTTTATGCAAAGGGCTAGAATTAAGCTGTGGAGCAGAGACCCGGAAAAGCTTGAAGAGGTAGCCAGGAAAATAAAGGAGGACGTCGAGAAATTCGGCGCTTCTGTCAGAGGGCCTGTGCCGCTTCCAACAAAGAAGCTTAAAGTGCCTGTTCTAAGGCAGATGAAGACCGGAACCGGCCACGGAAACTCGAAGTTTGACCGCTGGGAACTCAGGGTGCACAGCAGAGTCCTTGAAATCGGCGAAAGCGAACGGGCCCTTTACCAGATTATGCGGATCCAGATTCCAGAAGACGTAAACATCGAAGTCAAGATGATGAGCTAATCTAAAAAAGGCAATTCCATTTTGATGGTCTTAAAATCTCAGTTTTATGCTACTAAAATTTCTGCTTGGCCGCCAGGACATATTAAAATAGCTCATAAGTCTCGATAAAATAATACCAACTATTCGCCGATTTTTTAGCCTAATTACTCCGCCATTCCAGCGCCTTTGCCGCCCTGAAGCATACCCATAAGCTTTCTCTGCTGCTCGTCAAGGGATTTCTTTATTGCGGACTCCTGCTCAGTGAACTGCTTTTTCTTGAGCTTCAGGAATTCAAGGGTTTCCTCAAGCTCCTCCTGCACCTTCTTTGCGTCAGACTTTACCAAAAGGCCGGCAATTTCCTTATAAACCTCATCCTTTCCTTTTATTTCCTTAAGTGCTTCGTTTATTTCCGCAACCTGCATCTCGATATTCTGGTTCTGCACCATTATCGACTGAAGCTGCTGGTTTTCGGACTGCACTTTCATGAGCAGTTCCTGGCCTTCTTTAGACAATTCCACCATAATTAGGAATGTTTAGGATATATAGCCAAAAGAACTGAGAGCATATATATTTTTAGAGCCATTTAATCTAATGAAAAAGACAAAAATTGTTGCGACTATCGGGCCCTCAAGCGAGCCGCCTGAAATGATAAAAAAGCTTATAGAGGCAGGTCTGAACGTCGCGCGGCTCAACTTCTCGCATGGCGGTTTTGACGAGCAGGGACCAAGGATAAAGAACTTCAGGGCAATCGACCCCAGCATTGGCATAATGCTAGATACTCAGGGGCCAGAGCTCAGGACGCTCCAGTTCGAGATTCCTGACCATGAATACCCCATTAAGGAGGGGGACATTCTTACAATTAAATTCGAGGACGTTTTGGGAAACGAAAAACAGTTCTCGATGAATTACAAGGATTTTTACAAGGACGCAAAGCCCGGTGACAGGGTGCTTATAGACAACGCCCGAATCGAAATCAGGGTTGTCGAAGTCCAGGGAAAAGACGTCATATGCAAGGTAATGAACAACGGAGTCATTTACTCGAAAAGAAGCATAAACCTTCCTGACTCTCAGGTGCGCCTTCCCAGCATGAGTGAAAAGGACAGGGGAGACATAAAGTTCGGAGTAGAACGGGGAATTGATTTTATAGCATACTCTTTTGTAAGAAACATAGAAGATGTCCAGAAGCTTCGCGATTACCTTAAAGAGCTTAATGCCGAGCACGTTGAAGTCATATCAAAAATCGAGACCTCACAGGCAATCGAGAACCTTGAGGAGATCGTAAAGGTCTCTGATGGCATAATGGTTGCAAGAGGCGACCTTGCAGTTGAAGTTGCCATGGAAAAAGTTCCCATTTTGCAGAAAAAGATGATTGAGCTTGCAAACAAGCACCACAAGTTCTGCATTGTCGCAACCGAGATGCTTGAGTCCATGAGGAAAAACCCCCGGCCAACAAGGGCAGAGATAAGCGACGTCGCAAACGCGGTTTTCCAGGGGGCTGACGCAACCATGCTTTCAGGAGAAACGACTCTTGGAAAATACCCGCTTGAGACAGTCTCGACAATGGCAAAGATTGCAAAAGAAGCCGAGATTTCGGACATCGAGCACTGCACTCTCTGCAAGGACCCCCGCTGCCTTGCCGACTGCATCGCCCGTAATTTTGTTTCCATGTCAAACGAGCTTAAGCTCAAAACCCTCATAGTCCCAACAAAGACAGGCCTTTCTGCAAAAGTCGTTTCCCGCTACAGGCCAAGGGCAAAGGTCTTCGCGCTAGTGCCGAATGAAATCATACTCAGAAAAATGTCACTTCTCTACGGAGTTGAAGGCGTTTTGGCCGACCACTCAAAAACGATGTTCGACCTCATTCAGGAGGGCGTTACAAAGCTTGTAACAAGCGGCAAAATCGACCCCAAGGAAAAAATCGGCATAATCGGGGAATATAAGGAAGCCACCACAAACGCGATGATGTTCGTGGAGGCCGAAAAGCTCCTTACAAGAAACTCCAAGAAATAGTTTTTCTTTCTGCCTGAATATTTAGGACCAAGCGCACTTATTCCCAATGCACTTGCAGGACTTATTGTATTTTGATGCGTCGTAGCAGTCCCTCCATTCGCAGTCCGTGACCATGCCGCCCCTGCTTTTTGACTGGCACACCTGCCCGGAACACCCGCCGGTTATGCAGTCGGAATCTGTTTCGCACGGGTCGCCTGTCGAATAGCCGCAAAAGTCTTCAGTGGTTGCCGCACTTTTCTCGTGCTGTGTTACGTTCGCGCTGACAACCACATTGTCCGAGATTATGAGGTCAACATCGAAGAGCTTTATGTTGTCCGGGAGAAGCGGCGTGTCCACGTCAAACTGGTAAGTCACCTCATAGATTCCGCTGTGCTCATCTGAGACTTTTTCAAAGCCCTTCAGCACGAGGTTGCTTGAATTGTAATTGTTAAAGCAGTAAAGCCGCCTCACATAATCGTCTGCCATCTGCCTGATTTCGCTTTCGCTCATCACAAACCCACTCTGGCAATCCTTCGGGCAGGACTCTGGCGTTTCCAGGCACGGGCAGCCGATTGCTTCGCAGACGACATCCTGGCAAACACCATCTCCGCACTTATTGGTGCATGGAACTCCCCTTTCAGGAGCATGGGAGGCAAAAATGACAACTGAAGCAATAAACACAAAAACAGCCAGAAGCTTGAGGTTTCTTTCGCTCGACAAGTCGAAACCCTTTGATTTTTGTTTTGGCTTTGCTTTGGAAGAAACTTTTGAAGGCATAATTAATTCCGGTTTGTGGATTTAAAGCGAAACGTCCAAGCAGCTTAACGTTCTTTCCTGCCTTTGCCAGACAGTCCTTTCTCCGGAGCTTGCCTGCCATCTTTGACCCTGTATCTGGATGGAGGAGGGGTTTTTGGAGAGTCGTGTATAAACCGGTACCTGAGATAGTAGTATATAGCGGCCACGATTGCTGCCAGAAGAACTACCAAAGCAAGGCCAATTGCTATCAAGGTGGCGCCTTTCGAAGACCCTTCGGGGAGTTTTGAATCCAGAATATTTTCCAGCCGCTCTTTAATGGCATTGCCCTGGTCCAAATGCACAGCAGCATTTTCGCAAAGCCCTGTTTCAGCATTGAGGTATTCTGTGGTGCATTCCTGTGGCAAGCCGCATATAGTCGCAGAACCTATCGGAACTGAATTGGCCCTGACGCAAGACATATTAACTGTGCAGAGCACTTCACCCTCCGGGCAGGTGCAATTACCACCAGGGCAGCTTTCGTTGTTAGAGCAGCGCCCTATGACGCAAAAGCCGCCTCCGCACTCGCTGGAGAGCTTGCATGCGTCTCCGTCATTAAGGCAGACTTTTCCGGAACACTCCCTGCAGATTTCAACCACAAAAGTCATGTTTTCCCGACCCATAGTTATTCCATCAGGAGAGGATATGTTAAACGTGATGCTGTTGAAGTCCGGGCCAACGCCGCCGCCTCCCCTCCCCACAACTGGCTCGTATTGCCCCGGAGCGATTGTCAGATCGGCGTAATATATAACTCCATCCACACGATATTGCACCTGAACATCAAGGTAGCTTGTGTACATATTATAGACTTTGAACTGGTAAGTCCACCTGTAAGAAGCGTCCTGGCTGTTGCCCTGGTAAACCGCATCCCTTACTTCAAGCAACGGCGAATCGAGAGGAACTCCCCTGAAATAAAACACGATTGTCTCGTTAGTTACATTCTGAGTTGTCCTGTATTGGCAGGTGAGGTTATCTGCCAAGGTTGGCGAAATGACAAAGATTGCAAATATCAGCCAGGATAAGATTCGCCTATCCATAACTTAGGTTATTTTGATGTAAGTTAAAGAAAATGCGGCCACCGGGAGTTTCGCCAACAGCACCTTTTTGGGGTGCAGACCTTTTAGCCAAACTGGCCGAAAGGGTTGCTTCGAACCCGGGTTACTGGCTGTTTCCGGCGTCAGGTTATACTTCCGCGAAGCGGGAATATGCTTTCTTTGACGTTGAGGACTTTCTTTCGCAAAGAAAGTCTTCATGGGAAGCCAGTGTCATGCCACTAAACTATGGCCGCATAATTAATAGTCATAAAAATACTTGATTATGTTACAAGAAATTGATAATCTAGACCAAAAAATGAGAGACCTAATACTGAAAAAGGTTAAAAATGGAATTGCTTTGCTTGATAGGTATGACCAAAACTCAGGAGAACAGAAGAAAGATGCTCTTGCTGAAATTGAGGTAGCGATACACTATATTGAAGAGAGTTATACTTTAGAATATGAACCCGGTCAACTGAAAAAACCTCCCGAATTTAAGATATCGGGGACTAAAGATCCATTCTACGTAGAGGTAAAAAGAATCCATGATCCAGTTTACATAAAACGACAAACAGGCATAAATGATCTTAATTCAAGACTAGAAAAAATACTTCTACCCTATGTAGTGCAGTTCTATCCAAACCAAAACTACAAACTTTCTCAAAACAAAAAAATAGTCGACATCATTCATAAAGAAATGAACCCCCAAGTAAAATTATTGGAGAAGGAGCTAATTCTAAACTCAACCCGCATTGGAAAGTTCATTTTGGAGAAAAATGATGGATCCTCCAGATGTCAACTGGGATTGTGCGGAGTGCAACTAGAATCAAGAATAGACTCCATTAGAACAAATTTAGAAGATGCGAATCGCAAAGATATTCCCAAGGGTAGCAAGTACATACTATTTATCAAAATAGATTACACGTTCACACCCGGAGAACTAGAGGTTGCACCTTGGGGAGATGATGTTCTAAGGATGCAATTCAATAAACAAAACGGCAGTTGCATTAGAGAAGATTATCTAAAACAAAATAAACGACTAGGTCATTCTAAGCACTTCAAAAAAATTGGTGGGCTTGTGTATTTTGGAAGCAGACTAAAATATCCATGGACGTATATTAACCCAAAATAATCAATGCAAACTTATTTCCTTAATTTTAAGCCCGTGTTTTTTCTCAAGAGCCCTTGCCTCGACCTGCACCTGGCGGTAAAAGGTGCCCGGGTCGGCTATGTAGCCCCTCAAAAGAGGCACCTTATCCGGAAAATTCGCTTCAAAGACCGGCATTAGACGATCAAGAATATATTTCTTGGTGTTCAAAAGCTCAATGTAGCAGTAGTCGCAGAAACTAAGCTCCCTAAAAAGCTCTTCCAGGTTTGTGATTCCGGGCATCACAGGCGAGATAAAAGCGTAAACCCGAAGTCCCTTTTCTTTTGCCTCCTTCAATGTATTGACTCTTTCCGGGGGTGAGGAAGCAAGTGGCTCCAGAACACGGGAGGTTTTTTCGTCAAGCGTATTAACTGACATTCCAAGCTCGGCGTCAATGGCCTTAAGCAAATCAAAGTCCCTCCTTACAAGAGAGGACTTTGTCAGAACCTCTACAGGGAAATCCTTTTTGCGGGGCGACTTTTCAAGCACTTCAAGGATTTTTCGGGTCAGGCCATATTTTGCCTCAAGCGGCATATAGCAGTCGGTAACGCTTGAAAGCCAAATGTCGCCGGGTCTTGCTAAAAGCAGCTCTTTTTCCAGAAGCTCCGGGCAGTTTACCTTGGCAAAGACAAACTTTCCCCATTCGGCATCGATATGCTGGAACCGCTTTATAAACGTTGCGTAGCAGTAGGCGCAGCCGTGCTGGCACCCGGTGTAAGGATTAATCACATAATCGGTGATTTTGCTCTCATTCAGGCAGGACTTGGCCTGGATTTCCCTTACTTCCATAAGATTCTGGTGCTGGTTATTGAATATTTCAAAATACCTAGTCCGACGAAAGCACCCAAGCAGATTACTTTTACTTCAAAGGGTTATTCTTATGAGCCAAACATTCAACCTGAGTGAATTTTTAGCAGCCAATGTCAGGCCGGCACTGGGCTGCACCGAAGTTGTGGTGATAGGTCTTGCCAGCAGCGCAGCTTTTTTAGCCTCCCAAGGCAAGTTGCCCTGCTTCCTGCAGAAAAAGCCAGAAGAGACTCAAGCACTGGCTACAGCATCCGCTTCAGAAGCAGAGTTACTGTCCCAGCTAGAGGCAGTAAGAATTGAAGTCGACAGAAATGTTTTCAAGAATGCTCTATCAGTAAACCTGCCGATGCCTGATGAGCTAATCGACCAGATGGAAAAGGGTATCGAGTTTGCAGCAGCGCTTGGGATTTTTTCTCCATTGGGTCAAAAAAGCGCTGGAGAAATGCTTAATTTGTTTTCAGCTATCAACCCTGAGCTAATCGCCAAGGCCAAATCCCTAAGGAGGAATGTCCGGTTTAATGTTGAGGTGGTGGATTCCTGGACTGGACAGGCCGACCTCAATGTTCGTGTGCAGCTAAGCTTCAAAACCGAAGACAAAACTAAATGCTCAGAAGCAAGAATAAGCCACTCGCATACGCACTTCTCTTACATTGCCAATTCTATGGAAGTCCTGTACAAGGACGAAGCAAACGATATTGCAACGGAAAACCAGGACAATCAGCTTCTGAAGCTGTCTAAAATGTCCCTGAGAGACATGATTGATACAGCGCAAAATTTGGACTCGCAGGCGTGGATCCTGCTTGAAAAAAATATCCAGATAAACACCGACTTAAGCCTGAAGGGTTTGGAGGGGCGCCACGGATTAAAGCTTGGTAAGTCCCTTCAAAAGCTGGTCGATGACGGGATTTTGGCAGATGACATGACAAATTATGCCAAGATAAAAGTGGCAGCGGCAGCCGATGCCCGAATGGGTGGGGCAATGCGGGCGGCCATGAGCACGGCAGGTTCTGGCAACCAGGGAATTGCTGCCACGCTCCCAATCATGGCCGTGGCAGACAGAATTGGCGCAGAGCAGCTAAATATTAGTGCAACCGAGCAAAAAAAGCGCTTGATGTCAGCATTGGCTCTGTCCCATTTGCTGACTTCCTATATTGCTTATTACGCCGGACACTTGTCCGCACTTTGCGGCTGCGCAGTAAAAGCTGGAATCGGCGCGGCAGCAGGGATAAGCTTTTACCTGGGAGGAGACGAAAAAAAGATCACTGGCGCCATCAACAATGTGGCCGCTAACATTATAGGAATTATCTGTGATGGCGCCAAAGAAGGATGCGCCCTTAAGCTGGCCACCTCATCAGAAGCAGCAGTTGAAAGCGCACTGCTTGCCATGCAAGAGGTTACTGTGCCATTGGACAACGGCATTCTGGCTGAAACCGTTGAACAGACGCTGCAGAATATCGGCAAAATCTCCAACGCCATGGTCAAAACTGACCAGGTAATTGTTCAGGAAACCATGTTGAGGTAAGTGCAAATGATCCCTTGATATGGAGTGGAGTTTAGGAAAAATAATTTTTCTTTGGGGTAAAGCCACCCTATTTCTAAAAAGAAAGGTTTTTATGATTGAAATCGACGGAAGCTACCTTGAAGGCGGAGGGCAGATTCTTCGGACAAGCGTTGCCTTGTCAGCTCTTACTAAAACTCCGGTCAGGATTTACAACATCCGGGCAAACCGGCCGCAGGCGGGGCTTAAGGCACAGCACCTCTCAGCGATAAAGGCGGTTTCCATGCTCTACAACGGCAAACTTACGGGGGACGAGCTTGGCTCGACAGAGATAACCTTCAGCCCGGGTGAGATGAAAGAAAACCACCTCAAAATCAGCATCGGCACAGCCGGGTCAATTGGGCTTCTTTTGCAGGCAATAATTCTTTCCTCGGTGAACACAGAAAAAGAGCTCATTGTCGAAGTCGAGGGAGGCGCGACTTTCGGAAAATGGGCGCCGTCTGTTCCGTACCTCCAGAACGTTTTTCTCCCGACAATCAGGAAATTTGGATTTAGGGGCGAAATCGAAATCATAAAGCACGGCTTTTACCCTAGGGGGGGCGCTAAAGCCATTGCAAGAATAAGCCCCTCAAAAATGAAGGGCCATATTTTCGCCCACGAAATAAAATCAGTGAGTGGGCTTTCAGTTGCAACCGAAAACCTCAGGGGCGCAAAAGTCGCAGAAAGGCAGAAAGCAGGCGCAGAGGAACTATTGAAAGGGCTGAAAACCCCAATTGAAATAAAAACCAGGTATGTTTATTCCCCGTCGACTGGAACCGGAATCGACCTCTGGTCTGAGCCGACGCTTCTTGGCGGAAACGCCCTCGGAGAAGTCGGAAAAAAAGCTGAAGACATTGGAAAGGCGGCCGCCAAAACCCTAAAGGAGCTCATCGAGTCTAAGGCGACAGTTGACAGAAACCTTGCAGACCAGATTCTTCCCTTCATGGCCCTGGCGGAAGGCCACTCCAGCTTTCTTGTAAAAGACTTGTCAAACCACGCAAAGACAAACATCTGGGTGATTGAGCAGTTTTTGGATAGGAAATTCAAAGTAGCTGAAAAGGACGGGTTGGTTGAGGTAGGGATATGAAAACCAATATTAACAACATTAAAATTATGAAAAAATCCGAGTTCTTTAAAATAATATTTAACCTATTCTGCATCCTCACAGGGATACTGTTTTTAGGACTTATCCTCATATACCCCTACAATGCAATCTCCTATTATTTTGGTAAGTCTTTAACAAACTTAATCCTATACATACTAGTACTACTGATAGCTCTATTCTTACTCCTCAGAACTAACTTGGAAGATTTTTTCAGATATTTAAGTAAAAAAAGAATATTACGAAACATACCAAATCATTGGTTTATAGATACTGTTCTAGTAATGTTCATATTTTTTTGTATAGGTCTACTGTTCATAACTTCTGTCTTGGGGGGTTATGAACTCAACTTGGTACTGAGAAATGAAAATCAGCCAAATCTCATCGAAGGAAACATAAACTGCACTGCATCGGGAAATATTATATTTGTAGGAGAAAAAGTATATTGCAAGTATTCTCCAACCTTATATAATACTACATCTAAAGTCAAATTTAGTTATTTGAACAAAAGTTTCGAAACTGAAATTTTTTCTGACCAGATAGCCTTCATAGCCCCGGCCAATGTTACAAGCATAGAATTCAGGATAGAAGGCTATGATTCCGAAGGCAAATTTAGGAAATTAATTGTAAGTAACTCTTATAATTTCCTAAAACCCGAAGAATTTGAGCAGTCTAGAGAAAAATTCATCCAATATCTAATTGCTCTCCTAGGCGTGATATTTATCTCAGTACCTAGCGCAATGGTAAACCTCAAAAATCTATATTATAATGAGAATAATAAAAAGAGGCGTAAATGAAAAATATGTCCCTGCCGGGATTTGAATACCCTAGCCAATTTCGCGGTGATATTCCCGCGAAAGCGGCAAAACCCCTTTCTTGGAGTTGTCAGACCTTCTTTCTGGGAAAGAAGGAATGACCCCGGGTCTTCGGCTGTCTCCGTCCAGCGCTCGGGGCGCTATTATTCCGCGAAGCGGAAAAATCCCCTTTCTTTTGCGCCTGGGGCTTTTCTTTCTGGGAAAGAAAAGCTTCACGAGAGGCCGATATCCTGGACCGGACTAGACTACAGGGACATATAATAAAAAAGACTAAAATAACTTATGGCCACACTTCTGCCCCCAGGGATGGTGGAATTAGTCGTTCCCTTCGCCCTTACGTTCGCTTTAGTTCTTGGAGCGCTTAACTTGTCGGGGGTATTTAAAGGCCAAAAACAGGTCAATTTCATCATAGGGCTTGCCGTTGCGCTTCTTGCATCCTCATCGGAAGAATACTCAAAAATGGTTCTGGAATGGGCGCCAATACTTGCGACCGTAATGATTGTCGTTTTCCTTGTGGTTTTCCTCAAAAACATGTTCGGGACAGAAAAGAAGGCAAGCTGGGAGATGCTGGTAATACTTGCCCTCCTGTTTTTGGTGCTTCTGGCGGTAGGGCCGTACCTGCCGCTTCCTTCTGGCTCTTCGATAAAATCAGATGACATTCTGCTGGTTGGAGGAATTCTTCTGGTAATCGGGATAATCGCAATAGGCGCCCGGCTTAAAAATGAGGGGTTTGGTGGGGGCAGCTAATATAAGTCTTTTGGCTTCATTGTCTTGAACCGTCTCAAAACTATCGACTCAACTTCAAATGGCTTTCCAAGAATCCCCTCAAGGTTTGGCCTGCTTTTCCCTGTAAGAAAGGAGTTCACTGAAAATCCGACAGTGGTTTCCACTTCAAGAAGCATCTTGTCTCCTTCAAACTTTGGTGAAATCTTTCTCATGTAAGGCCTTCTTGTTTTCTGCTTTAATATCTGGACAACCCTCTTTTTCCTCAAAGCCCTTATCGCCTTAATGGCCTCCTTTTTCTCCTCCTCGCTAAGTGGCTCAAACTTGAGGGTTATGAGAAAATTGGCTGCAATCTTGTCGCTTTTCATGGCATCAAGCTCCTCTTTGCTTGAAAAAGACATTTTAGAAACCGAGATGGACTTTCTCTGGTTTATTTCGCTGCGGATTTTTCCGAGCTTGAGCTTTCTGACCTTTGGTGTCCTGAGCATGAGGACAAACGGGCGATAGGCAGCCGTAAGCGTGTTTTCCTCGAGCCGCCCTACTGAATAGAAAACCGCCTCTCTAGCGCCCGACTTTTCAAGGAAGGTTCCTTCAATATACTTTTGCACCTTTCCTTTCGGGAGAAGCTTCTTGTACCCACCCTTTATGTAAAGCGGGGAAACCTGGGCAATTATCTTGCCGTTTGGAATATCTATGATAGCAGTCATATCGGGCCCGTCAAACTCTATTTTCTTTCCTGTCTTTTCCCTGACCTTGAGCCCCACGGACCGGTTGAAATTGGACTTTATGGACTCGCAGGAGCCGACGCCGTGCTCTTCCCAGAACTCTTCCTCTATCGTGAACAGCTCAGGAGGCAGTATGGAGCCCACAAGAAAGGTCTCATAGTCAAACTCCTTCACGGCTTCGGCTACCATTTCCGAGTACGTCTCGACCTCCCTGAAAAGGTTCTTGCACAGGCAGCAGTTCTCGACCTTTTTGTATTCTGCCGGCTTTTCTCTTGCAGCGTCCTCCAGGATTATAAAATTCCTTATGGCCCGCCCAATCTCAAAATTGGGAAGCTTTGGGTTAAGGGCATGAAACTGCCTGCCGAGGCACTCGTCGCATATTTCGCAGCTCTTGATTATTTCCCTGGCCCTTCCAGACAAGTCCGCTTCCATAAGATAAAGGCGGGCAAAATGGTTAAGAAGTCAGTTCAGGCCGCTCAAAAGCGCCTCCTTTTCGGCAAAAGCCCCGTCAAAATAAGAGTATGACTTCCAGGAAAGGGTTTTGCTGTCGAAAAGGAAAAAATCCTTGTCAGTGATTACTGTCGAAATCCAGGATTTAGGGCGCTTGTCTACCCAAAGCTCTTCATCGAGCAGGTAAACGCCGCTGTTTTCCCGGTTTAAGTTCCCAAAAAAAGACCCGTCCTGCGGCTCGATTAGGTACGCCCCGTCAAGCTCTTCCAGGTCCCCGATGGATTCCAGGGGTGAGCTGCTAAAGGCAATCATGCAGTGGCCGGAAATGCTCCTGAGAACCGGGTCGTAGAGGTTTCCGCAGACGATGTTTGGGTAAATATAGTCCTGAAAGTCGATTTGGGAGACGCCCTCCAGAAACCAGCCCTTCTGGAAGTTAAGCCAGTATGTCCCGCCCAAGTCTCCTTCTTCAGGCACGAACCAGCCCTCGAGGATAACCTCCTTTCCTTCGCAGCGGCTTACAGCGTAATTGTACTCTGCCTTGTAAAACAGCGAATAGTCCTCGCAGTCACCGCCACCGTTAGCCAGGAATTCCTGCAGGGACAGCAAACGGTCAATCTCGCCCGAGGATTCAACATCCGAAATATACGAAAGGTGAAGCTTTTTCGAGTTCACCAGATAAAAGCAGCCAAGCTTTATGCGGCAGGTGCTGCTTTTTACCTCGTAGCAATTTTCATCGATTTTCCTCTTCGCATCATTTTCCTTTTTCGAGTCGCCCAGTAGCGCATTCTCGCTAAACCACTCCATGGAATCCTGAATCTGCTGGCGGTAATCCTGCACTTCCTCTATCAGCCCGGAAGTTTCCTCCTTGAGGTTTCCATAAGCCGCCTTTATTGCCGCGCACTCTTCTTCGAGCCGGGACATGTTTGACTCAAGAGCGGAAAAATCTTCTTCCAGGAGGGAATAATCGTTTTGGATAACCGATAAATTCTCTTTCAGTAAAGACGCTTCCCTTTGGAGGGAAGAAACCTGCGTTTCTTTGCCGGAAAGCTCTGATGAAAGCCCTATTATTTG from Candidatus Aenigmatarchaeota archaeon includes:
- a CDS encoding radical SAM protein, whose product is MEVREIQAKSCLNESKITDYVINPYTGCQHGCAYCYATFIKRFQHIDAEWGKFVFAKVNCPELLEKELLLARPGDIWLSSVTDCYMPLEAKYGLTRKILEVLEKSPRKKDFPVEVLTKSSLVRRDFDLLKAIDAELGMSVNTLDEKTSRVLEPLASSPPERVNTLKEAKEKGLRVYAFISPVMPGITNLEELFRELSFCDYCYIELLNTKKYILDRLMPVFEANFPDKVPLLRGYIADPGTFYRQVQVEARALEKKHGLKIKEISLH
- a CDS encoding eight-cysteine-cluster domain-containing protein, whose translation is MPSKVSSKAKPKQKSKGFDLSSERNLKLLAVFVFIASVVIFASHAPERGVPCTNKCGDGVCQDVVCEAIGCPCLETPESCPKDCQSGFVMSESEIRQMADDYVRRLYCFNNYNSSNLVLKGFEKVSDEHSGIYEVTYQFDVDTPLLPDNIKLFDVDLIISDNVVVSANVTQHEKSAATTEDFCGYSTGDPCETDSDCITGGCSGQVCQSKSRGGMVTDCEWRDCYDASKYNKSCKCIGNKCAWS
- a CDS encoding serine dehydratase subunit alpha family protein codes for the protein MSQTFNLSEFLAANVRPALGCTEVVVIGLASSAAFLASQGKLPCFLQKKPEETQALATASASEAELLSQLEAVRIEVDRNVFKNALSVNLPMPDELIDQMEKGIEFAAALGIFSPLGQKSAGEMLNLFSAINPELIAKAKSLRRNVRFNVEVVDSWTGQADLNVRVQLSFKTEDKTKCSEARISHSHTHFSYIANSMEVLYKDEANDIATENQDNQLLKLSKMSLRDMIDTAQNLDSQAWILLEKNIQINTDLSLKGLEGRHGLKLGKSLQKLVDDGILADDMTNYAKIKVAAAADARMGGAMRAAMSTAGSGNQGIAATLPIMAVADRIGAEQLNISATEQKKRLMSALALSHLLTSYIAYYAGHLSALCGCAVKAGIGAAAGISFYLGGDEKKITGAINNVAANIIGIICDGAKEGCALKLATSSEAAVESALLAMQEVTVPLDNGILAETVEQTLQNIGKISNAMVKTDQVIVQETMLR
- a CDS encoding 30S ribosomal protein S10; translation: MQRARIKLWSRDPEKLEEVARKIKEDVEKFGASVRGPVPLPTKKLKVPVLRQMKTGTGHGNSKFDRWELRVHSRVLEIGESERALYQIMRIQIPEDVNIEVKMMS
- a CDS encoding DNA double-strand break repair nuclease NurA; the protein is MEHLRNIDTLVEKIQALESKKREAALALREEKQLIWTVNKVPLGNLRIGGEDGGITKKCTHLVDFVFLRAVSAIFEYRGGKLFDVKYYPSMSPSPEMDYSTDPLSEAEFGIFWSLRRLKKELGLSVDTIKKHAPDVFLLDGSLIIHPGDVPKSESAVYGDYEEVKAKIAELYELGRQKSCLIAGVVEDSRSSAFCNFVKKEILEKNPASKLNKWIEVFRKTKDTNLLHYMLKKGEATAEIELGDGIKCIYMKTAEFDRPIRIEYMGDGKRVAEIIFTLSCESRTYGFPNVLIEADQRAKLSEADFLYYTNHIAARLGIHDLFFLRRENRPF
- the pyk gene encoding pyruvate kinase — its product is MKKTKIVATIGPSSEPPEMIKKLIEAGLNVARLNFSHGGFDEQGPRIKNFRAIDPSIGIMLDTQGPELRTLQFEIPDHEYPIKEGDILTIKFEDVLGNEKQFSMNYKDFYKDAKPGDRVLIDNARIEIRVVEVQGKDVICKVMNNGVIYSKRSINLPDSQVRLPSMSEKDRGDIKFGVERGIDFIAYSFVRNIEDVQKLRDYLKELNAEHVEVISKIETSQAIENLEEIVKVSDGIMVARGDLAVEVAMEKVPILQKKMIELANKHHKFCIVATEMLESMRKNPRPTRAEISDVANAVFQGADATMLSGETTLGKYPLETVSTMAKIAKEAEISDIEHCTLCKDPRCLADCIARNFVSMSNELKLKTLIVPTKTGLSAKVVSRYRPRAKVFALVPNEIILRKMSLLYGVEGVLADHSKTMFDLIQEGVTKLVTSGKIDPKEKIGIIGEYKEATTNAMMFVEAEKLLTRNSKK
- a CDS encoding prefoldin subunit, which codes for MVELSKEGQELLMKVQSENQQLQSIMVQNQNIEMQVAEINEALKEIKGKDEVYKEIAGLLVKSDAKKVQEELEETLEFLKLKKKQFTEQESAIKKSLDEQQRKLMGMLQGGKGAGMAE